In Zingiber officinale cultivar Zhangliang chromosome 3B, Zo_v1.1, whole genome shotgun sequence, a single window of DNA contains:
- the LOC121967602 gene encoding brefeldin A-inhibited guanine nucleotide-exchange protein 2-like isoform X1 has translation MASPEADSRLSVLLVPALEKVAKNASWRNGHSKLAQQCKALIERLSHPPTPPLPAFPNSSSSLPGPLSDGGATVYSLADSETFLTPLISACSSGAPRVAEPALNCIHKLVAYSYLHGEADPSAGPHARLLAQLIEAVCGCYALGATEEAIELLVLKTLLSAVTSTDLRIHGDSLLQIVRTCYDLYLGSRNPVNQSTAKASLIQMLVIVFRRMEGDSTVPIQPIVVAEMMEPGGRSRTTTSVDANFVQGFITRIINDIDGVLNPSAPLSRNISANKHDGAFSSTVVESTNPTDLLDSTDKDMLDAKYWEINMYKTALEGMKDELGSEGMPGKEEDTEVQIRNKLKRDAFLVFRSLCKISMKIPPKESVGDPTLMKGKIMALELLKILLENAGAMFRTSERFLGAIKQYLCLSLLKNSASADLIVFQLSCSIFISLVSRFRAGLKAEIGVFFPMIILRVLENVCQPNFQRKTIVLCFMEKLCVDPQVFVDIFINYDFDVHSSNIFERIVKGLLKTAQGPPPGTPTTLVPPQNVIMKFEAMKCLVAILRSMGDWMNKQLRIPDLYSQKTETVNPSPQKLDAADPRSKKTETAEHNGGGVELPLTIGNSDESAELSNSHSASEVASIEQHRAFKLELQEGISLFNHKPKMGIEFLINIKKVGNSPEEIAVFLKSAPGLNKTLIGDYLGERESLKVMHAYVDSFEFQGMEFDEAIRCFLEGFSLPGEAQKIDCIMEKFAERYHKCNPLAFTSADTAYALAYSVIMLNTDSHDPMVKNKMSSDDFIRNNRGINGGTDLPQEYLRSLFKSISENEIRMKDDDDLAPQQVQSFNSNRILGLDSILNFVIRKRDSSTDSSDDMIKQMQEQLKEKAPKTESIYHSTTDVVILRFMIEVCWAPMLAAFSVPLDQSDDQNVITLCLEGFRSAVHVTAVMAMKTQRDAFVTSLAKFTSLHSAADIKQKNVDAIKAILYIADEDGNYLQEAWEHILTCVSRLERLQLFGKGVLPDAAFFSKHPTEIDNAKQANSSTLPVLKNKGSLSAAMTRGTYDSAGVGGHASGVITSEQMNNLFSNLNLLEQVRIAEVNHIFIQSEMLDSEAIIDFVKVLCTVSMEELHSTSDPRVYSLTKIVEIAHYNMNRIRLVWSSIWNVLSEFFVTIGCSENVSVSIFAMDSLCQIAMKFLERKELANYNFQNEFMKPFVIVMRKSRAVEIRELIIRCVSQTVLVCVGNVKSGWKSMFMVLATASYDDHKNIVLLAFEIIEKILRDYFPYVTETETTAFADCVNCLIAFTNSRFNKDISLNAITLLQFCASKLAEGNFVASAKSIGNGGSVSCPPSPHVINNEKQNAPLTIDKDDRLHLWFPLLAGLLELAFDLRADIRQSALQMLFDTLKNYGHLFSLRLWEKVFDSVLFPIFDSVRHAIDPSSETFRGQGIENDTLELDQDAWLYETCKLALQLVVDLFVKFYDTVNPLLEKVLTLLTNYIKLPHQRLAGIGITAFVHLMNNAGSLFFETNWEIVVAALKETSTATLPDFSYISSGGYLDNAALENGKSPLRQGNGETRGSTDEDFEGLRARKMYFAVGDAKCHAVVQLLLIQSVMEIYNMYRAQISAKNTLGLFEALHTVACHAHKVNSDTDLRSKLQELGSKTQMHNPPVLRLENESYQLCLILLQNIATDRSLHRDLVVEPYLVDLCREVLEVYLRTANAKRYEASAGSKSGIDQVIPGGSAKRRELAARAPVVVSTLQAICGLEDTSLEKNLAQFFPLLAGLIRCEHGSSEVQLALSSMLSSSVGRILLRGC, from the exons ATGGCTTCCCCGGAAGCCGATTCCCGCCTCTCCGTCCTTCTCGTCCCCGCCCTCGAGAAGGTTGCGAAGAACGCCTCGTGGCGGAATGGCCATTCCAAGCTCGCCCAACAGTGCAAAGCGCTCATTGAGCGTCTCTCCCACCCGCCAACCCCGCCCTTGCCTGCATTTCCCAACTCCTCCTCCTCCCTCCCTGGCCCTCTTTCTGATGGCGGTGCCACCGTTTACTCTCTCGCGGATTCCGAAACCTTCCTCACTCCGCTCATTTCTGCCTGCTCCTCCGGTGCCCCCCGTGTTGCGGAGCCCGCCCTCAACTGCATCCACAAGCTTGTGGCCTACTCGTACCTGCATGGCGAGGCCGACCCCTCCGCTGGTCCCCACGCCCGCCTCCTCGCTCAGCTCATCGAGGCCGTCTGCGGCTGCTATGCCCTTGGAGCCACTGAGGAGGCCATTGAGCTGCTCGTGCTAAAGACGCTCCTTTCTGCCGTCACCTCCACCGACCTGCGCATTCATGGCGACTCCCTCCTCCAGATCGTCCGCACTTGCTACGATCTGTACCTTGGCAGCAGGAACCCCGTCAACCAATCTACCGCCAAGGCCTCCCTCATCCAGATGCTTGTCATCGTCTTCCGCAGGATGGAGGGTGACTCCACTGTCCCCATTCAACCCATCGTTGTCGCTGAGATGATGGAACCCGGGGGCCGCTCCCGCACTACCACGTCCGTGGATGCCAATTTTGTCCAAGGGTTTATTACCAGGATCATCAACGACATTGATGGAGTGCTCAACCCTTCGGCCCCGCTGTCCAGGAATATATCTGCCAACAAACACGACGGGGCGTTCTCGTCCACCGTGGTCGAGAGCACCAACCCTACTGACCTTCTGGATTCGACAGACAAGGACATGCTGGACGCCAAGTATTGGGAGATCAACATGTACAAGACGGCGCTGGAAGGCATGAAGGATGAGTTGGGGTCTGAGGGGATGCCAGGCAAGGAAGAGGATACCGAGGTCCAGATTAGGAATAAGCTGAAGAGAGATGCCTTCTTGGTTTTTCGATCTCTCTGTAAAATCTCCATGAAAATTCCTCCCAAGGAATCGGTGGGTGATCCCACACTGATGAAAGGGAAAATCATGGCATTGGAATTGCTCAAGATCTTGCTAGAGAATGCTGGAGCAATGTTCCGCACTAGTGAGAG GTTTTTAGGTGCCATTAAGCAGTATCTATGCCTATCTCTCTTGAAGAACAGTGCTTCAGCTGATTTAATCGTTTTTCAGCTATCATGTTCCATTTTTATTAGCCTTGTTTCTAGATTCAGAGCAGGATTGAAGGCAGAGATAGGAGTTTTCTTTCCAATGATCATACTGAGGGTTCTGGAAAATGTTTGTCAACCAAATTTCCAGCGGAAGACGATCGTGCTTTGTTTCATGGAAAAGCTGTGTGTAGACCCTCAAGTTTTTGTAGACATATTCATTAATTATGACTTTGATGTCCACTCATCAAATATTTTTGAGCG GATTGTAAAGGGTCTACTAAAAACTGCTCAAGGGCCTCCCCCAGGAACTCCTACAACATTGGTGCCTCCACAAAACGTCATAATGAAATTTGAAGCTATGAAATGTTTAGTGGCTATTTTGAGATCAATGGGAGATTGGATGAACAAACAGTTGAGAATTCCTGATCTTTATTCTCAAAAAACGGAAACAGTTAATCCTAGTCCTCAGAAACTAGATGCAGCAGATCCTCGATCTAAAAAGACTGAAACAGCAGAGCACAATGGTGGCGGAGTTGAACTTCCACTGACTATAGGGAACAGTGATGAGTCTGCTGAATTAAGTAATTCTCATTCAGCATCAGAAGTTGCATCCATTGAGCAGCATAGAGCATTTAAACTGGAACTTCAG GAAGGTATTTCACTATTTAATCATAAACCTAAAATGGGGATTGAATTTCTCATCAACATAAAGAAGGTGGGAAATTCACCTGAAGAAATAGCTGTTTTCCTCAAAAGTGCACCTGGTTTGAACAAGACCTTGATTGGTGATTATTTGGGCGAGAGAGAGTCTTTGAAAGTAATGCATGCTTATGTAGATTCATTCGAATTCCAAGGAATGGAGTTTGATGAAGCAATCAGGTGCTTTCTAGAAGGTTTTAGCTTGCCTGGTGAGGCACAAAAGATTGATTGCATCATGGAAAAATTTGCTGAGCGCTACCATAAATGCAATCCTCTGGCTTTTACAAGTGCAGATACAGCTTATGCCCTAGCTTATTCTGTAATAATGCTTAATACTGATTCCCATGACCCAATGGTGAAAAATAAG ATGTCATCAGATGACTTCATTAGAAATAACCGTGGTATAAATGGCGGAACGGATCTGCCTCAAGAGTACTTGAGATCCCTATTTAAAAGCATTTCTGAGAATGAAATCAGGATGAAAGATGATGACGACTTGGCTCCTCAGCAAGTACAATCCTTTAATTCAAATAGAATTTTAGGTTTGGACAGCATTTTGAACTTTGTAATACGAAAGAGAGACTCATCAACAGATAGTAGTGATGATATGATCAAGCAGATGCAAGAACAGCTTAAAGAAAAAGCTCCCAAAACTGA ATCCATATATCACTCCACAACAGATGTGGTAATTTTGAGGTTTATGATTGAGGTGTGCTGGGCGCCAATGCTAGCTGCATTTAGTGTACCGCTTGACCAGAGTGATGACCAAAATGTCATAACATTATGCCTCGAAGGATTCCGGAGTGCAGTTCATGTCACAGCAGTGATGGCTATGAAGACTCAAAGAGATGCTTTTGTTACTTCACTTGCAAAGTTCACATCCCTTCATTCTGCAGCAGATATCAAGCAAAAAAATGTTGATGCTATTAAG GCAATTTTATACATTGCGGATGAAGATGGTAACTACCTTCAAGAAGCTTGGGAACACATTTTGACATGTGTTTCACGATTAGAACGTTTGCAGCTTTTTGGAAAGGGAGTTCTGCCTGATGCTGCATTTTTCAGTAAACATCCAACTGAAATTGATAATGCCAAACAAGCCAATTCATCTACCCTTCCTGTACTAAAAAACAAGGGATCTCTATCTGCAGCTATGACAAGAGGCACCTATGACAGTGCTGGAGTTGGTGGGCATGCTTCTGGTGTTATTACATCTGAACAAATGAATAACTTATTCTCCAACTTAAATTTGTTGGAACAAGTTAGGATTGCTGAAGTAAATCACATATTTATCCAAAGTGAAATGCTAGATAGTGAGGCAATAATTGATTTTGTTAAAGTGCTTTGTACAGTCTCAATGGAAGAACTACACTCTACATCTGATCCACGCGTTTACAGTCTGACAAAAATAGTTGAGATTGC ACACTATAATATGAATCGTATCAGGCTTGTTTGGTCAAGCATTTGGAATGTGTTATCAGAATTTTTTGTTACCATTGGCTGCTCTGAAAACGTTTCAGTTTCAATTTTCGCAATGGATTCCTTATGCCAGATAGCTATGAAGTTCTTGGAGCGAAAAGAATTGGCTAACTATAACTTTCAAAATGAATTCATGAAACCATTTGTTATTGTTATGAGGAAAAGCAGGGCTGTTGAAATAAGAGAACTGATCATCAGATGTGTCTCTCAAACGGTGTTAGTTTGTGTTGGTAATGTCAAGTCTGGATGGAAAAGTATGTTCATG GTCCTTGCTACTGCATCATATGATGATCACAAAAATATAGTACTTCTGGCCTTTGAAATCATCGAGAAGATTTTACGGGATTATTTCCCTTATGTAACTGAAACAGAAACCACTGCCTTTGCAGATTGTGTTAATTGTCTAATTGCATTTACTAATAGTCGATTCAACAAAGATATTAGCCTCAATGCAATTACTTTGCTGCAGTTTTGTGCTTCTAAGCTTGCAGAAGGAAACTTTGTTGCTTCTGCTAAATCTATAGGCAATGGGGGTTCTGTAAGTTGTCCACCTTCACCGCATGTCATAAACAATGAAAAACAAAATGCACCGTTGACCATTGACAAGGATGACCGCCTTCACTTGTGGTTTCCACTCTTAGCAG GTTTATTGGAACTTGCTTTTGACCTAAGGGCCGACATCAGACAAAGTGCCTTGCAGATGTTATTTGATACACTAAAAAACTATGGTCACCTTTTCTCATTGCGCTTATGGGAGAAAGTATTTGACTCAGTGCTATTCCCTATATTTGATTCTGTAAGGCATGCGATTGATCCATCTAGTGAAACTTTTCGTGGTCAGGGTATAGAAAATGATACTTTGGAGTTAGATCAAGATGCGTGGCTTTATGAAACATGCAAGCTGGCTCTCCAGCTAGTTGTGGACCTGTTTGTGAAATTCTATGACACAGTAAATCCACTTTTGGAAAAGGTCTTGACATTGTTGACTAATTACATCAAGCTTCCTCATCAGAGACTTGCTGGCATTGGCATTACTGCATTTGTTCATTTAATGAACAATGCAGGGTCCCTATTTTTTGAGACTAACTGGGAAATTGTGGTTGCTGCTTTGAAAGAAACTTCAACTGCAACACTCCCTGATTTTTCATATATATCATCAGGAGGTTACCTTGATAATGCTGCATTAGAAAATGGAAAATCTCCTCTGAGGCAAGGTAATGGCGAAACAAGAGGATCAACAGATGAAGATTTTGAAGGATTGAGGGCGAGAAAGATGTATTTTGCAGTTGGTGATGCCAAGTGTCATGCTGTTGTTCAACTTCTCTTAATCCAG TCCGTGATGGAGATATATAACATGTATAGAGCACAGATATCAGCAAAGAATACACTTGGACTTTTTGAAGCATTGCATACTGTGGCGTGTCACGCACACAAGGTCAATAGTGACACTGACCTTAGATCAAAGCTACAGGAGCTCGGTTCTAAGACCCAGATGCACAATCCTCCAGTACTACGTCTTGAGAATGAGTCATATCAGTTATGCCTCATTCTTCTTCAGAACATTGCAACAGACAGATCACTTCATCGTGACTTGGTAGTTGAACCATACCTTGTTGATCTCTGCAGAGAGGTCCTGGAGGTGTATCTCAGAACAGCAAATGCAAAGCGTTACGAAGCTTCAGCTGGTTCCAAATCAGGAATTGACCAGGTCATCCCTGGTGGCTCTGCAAAACGAAGAGAACTTGCAGCTCGGGCACCTGTTGTTGTGTCCACACTGCAAGCTATATGCGGATTAGAAGATACCTCACTCGAAAAAAATCTTGCTCAGTTCTTCCCTCTTCTTGCTGGTCTCATCCGCTGTGAGCATGGGTCAAGTGAGGTGCAGTTGGCATTGAGTAGTATGCTCAGTTCATCTGTAGGCCGTATCTTGCTTCGGGGATGTTGA
- the LOC121967602 gene encoding brefeldin A-inhibited guanine nucleotide-exchange protein 2-like isoform X3 encodes MASPEADSRLSVLLVPALEKVAKNASWRNGHSKLAQQCKALIERLSHPPTPPLPAFPNSSSSLPGPLSDGGATVYSLADSETFLTPLISACSSGAPRVAEPALNCIHKLVAYSYLHGEADPSAGPHARLLAQLIEAVCGCYALGATEEAIELLVLKTLLSAVTSTDLRIHGDSLLQIVRTCYDLYLGSRNPVNQSTAKASLIQMLVIVFRRMEGDSTVPIQPIVVAEMMEPGGRSRTTTSVDANFVQGFITRIINDIDGVLNPSAPLSRNISANKHDGAFSSTVVESTNPTDLLDSTDKDMLDAKYWEINMYKTALEGMKDELGSEGMPGKEEDTEVQIRNKLKRDAFLVFRSLCKISMKIPPKESVGDPTLMKGKIMALELLKILLENAGAMFRTSERFLGAIKQYLCLSLLKNSASADLIVFQLSCSIFISLVSRFRAGLKAEIGVFFPMIILRVLENVCQPNFQRKTIVLCFMEKLCVDPQVFVDIFINYDFDVHSSNIFERIVKGLLKTAQGPPPGTPTTLVPPQNVIMKFEAMKCLVAILRSMGDWMNKQLRIPDLYSQKTETVNPSPQKLDAADPRSKKTETAEHNGGGVELPLTIGNSDESAELSNSHSASEVASIEQHRAFKLELQEGISLFNHKPKMGIEFLINIKKVGNSPEEIAVFLKSAPGLNKTLIGDYLGERESLKVMHAYVDSFEFQGMEFDEAIRCFLEGFSLPGEAQKIDCIMEKFAERYHKCNPLAFTSADTAYALAYSVIMLNTDSHDPMVKNKMSSDDFIRNNRGINGGTDLPQEYLRSLFKSISENEIRMKDDDDLAPQQVQSFNSNRILGLDSILNFVIRKRDSSTDSSDDMIKQMQEQLKEKAPKTESIYHSTTDVVILRFMIEVCWAPMLAAFSVPLDQSDDQNVITLCLEGFRSAVHVTAVMAMKTQRDAFVTSLAKFTSLHSAADIKQKNVDAIKAILYIADEDGNYLQEAWEHILTCVSRLERLQLFGKGVLPDAAFFSKHPTEIDNAKQANSSTLPVLKNKGSLSAAMTRGTYDSAGVGGHASGVITSEQMNNLFSNLNLLEQVRIAEVNHIFIQSEMLDSEAIIDFVKVLCTVSMEELHSTSDPRVYSLTKIVEIAHYNMNRIRLVWSSIWNVLSEFFVTIGCSENVSVSIFAMDSLCQIAMKFLERKELANYNFQNEFMKPFVIVMRKSRAVEIRELIIRCVSQTVLVCVGNVKSGWKSMFMVLATASYDDHKNIVLLAFEIIEKILRDYFPYVTETETTAFADCVNCLIAFTNSRFNKDISLNAITLLQFCASKLAEGNFVASAKSIGNGGSVSCPPSPHVINNEKQNAPLTIDKDDRLHLWFPLLAGLLELAFDLRADIRQSALQMLFDTLKNYGHLFSLRLWEKVFDSVLFPIFDSVRHAIDPSSETFRGQGIENDTLELDQDAWLYETCKLALQLVVDLFVKFYDTVNPLLEKVLTLLTNYIKLPHQRLAGIGITAFVHLMNNAGSLFFETNWEIVVAALKETSTATLPDFSYISSGGYLDNAALENGKSPLRQGNGETRGSTDEDFEGLRARKMYFAVGDAKCHAVVQLLLIQASSPAFCQYKVEYKVESLPHFSKLARMLLEK; translated from the exons ATGGCTTCCCCGGAAGCCGATTCCCGCCTCTCCGTCCTTCTCGTCCCCGCCCTCGAGAAGGTTGCGAAGAACGCCTCGTGGCGGAATGGCCATTCCAAGCTCGCCCAACAGTGCAAAGCGCTCATTGAGCGTCTCTCCCACCCGCCAACCCCGCCCTTGCCTGCATTTCCCAACTCCTCCTCCTCCCTCCCTGGCCCTCTTTCTGATGGCGGTGCCACCGTTTACTCTCTCGCGGATTCCGAAACCTTCCTCACTCCGCTCATTTCTGCCTGCTCCTCCGGTGCCCCCCGTGTTGCGGAGCCCGCCCTCAACTGCATCCACAAGCTTGTGGCCTACTCGTACCTGCATGGCGAGGCCGACCCCTCCGCTGGTCCCCACGCCCGCCTCCTCGCTCAGCTCATCGAGGCCGTCTGCGGCTGCTATGCCCTTGGAGCCACTGAGGAGGCCATTGAGCTGCTCGTGCTAAAGACGCTCCTTTCTGCCGTCACCTCCACCGACCTGCGCATTCATGGCGACTCCCTCCTCCAGATCGTCCGCACTTGCTACGATCTGTACCTTGGCAGCAGGAACCCCGTCAACCAATCTACCGCCAAGGCCTCCCTCATCCAGATGCTTGTCATCGTCTTCCGCAGGATGGAGGGTGACTCCACTGTCCCCATTCAACCCATCGTTGTCGCTGAGATGATGGAACCCGGGGGCCGCTCCCGCACTACCACGTCCGTGGATGCCAATTTTGTCCAAGGGTTTATTACCAGGATCATCAACGACATTGATGGAGTGCTCAACCCTTCGGCCCCGCTGTCCAGGAATATATCTGCCAACAAACACGACGGGGCGTTCTCGTCCACCGTGGTCGAGAGCACCAACCCTACTGACCTTCTGGATTCGACAGACAAGGACATGCTGGACGCCAAGTATTGGGAGATCAACATGTACAAGACGGCGCTGGAAGGCATGAAGGATGAGTTGGGGTCTGAGGGGATGCCAGGCAAGGAAGAGGATACCGAGGTCCAGATTAGGAATAAGCTGAAGAGAGATGCCTTCTTGGTTTTTCGATCTCTCTGTAAAATCTCCATGAAAATTCCTCCCAAGGAATCGGTGGGTGATCCCACACTGATGAAAGGGAAAATCATGGCATTGGAATTGCTCAAGATCTTGCTAGAGAATGCTGGAGCAATGTTCCGCACTAGTGAGAG GTTTTTAGGTGCCATTAAGCAGTATCTATGCCTATCTCTCTTGAAGAACAGTGCTTCAGCTGATTTAATCGTTTTTCAGCTATCATGTTCCATTTTTATTAGCCTTGTTTCTAGATTCAGAGCAGGATTGAAGGCAGAGATAGGAGTTTTCTTTCCAATGATCATACTGAGGGTTCTGGAAAATGTTTGTCAACCAAATTTCCAGCGGAAGACGATCGTGCTTTGTTTCATGGAAAAGCTGTGTGTAGACCCTCAAGTTTTTGTAGACATATTCATTAATTATGACTTTGATGTCCACTCATCAAATATTTTTGAGCG GATTGTAAAGGGTCTACTAAAAACTGCTCAAGGGCCTCCCCCAGGAACTCCTACAACATTGGTGCCTCCACAAAACGTCATAATGAAATTTGAAGCTATGAAATGTTTAGTGGCTATTTTGAGATCAATGGGAGATTGGATGAACAAACAGTTGAGAATTCCTGATCTTTATTCTCAAAAAACGGAAACAGTTAATCCTAGTCCTCAGAAACTAGATGCAGCAGATCCTCGATCTAAAAAGACTGAAACAGCAGAGCACAATGGTGGCGGAGTTGAACTTCCACTGACTATAGGGAACAGTGATGAGTCTGCTGAATTAAGTAATTCTCATTCAGCATCAGAAGTTGCATCCATTGAGCAGCATAGAGCATTTAAACTGGAACTTCAG GAAGGTATTTCACTATTTAATCATAAACCTAAAATGGGGATTGAATTTCTCATCAACATAAAGAAGGTGGGAAATTCACCTGAAGAAATAGCTGTTTTCCTCAAAAGTGCACCTGGTTTGAACAAGACCTTGATTGGTGATTATTTGGGCGAGAGAGAGTCTTTGAAAGTAATGCATGCTTATGTAGATTCATTCGAATTCCAAGGAATGGAGTTTGATGAAGCAATCAGGTGCTTTCTAGAAGGTTTTAGCTTGCCTGGTGAGGCACAAAAGATTGATTGCATCATGGAAAAATTTGCTGAGCGCTACCATAAATGCAATCCTCTGGCTTTTACAAGTGCAGATACAGCTTATGCCCTAGCTTATTCTGTAATAATGCTTAATACTGATTCCCATGACCCAATGGTGAAAAATAAG ATGTCATCAGATGACTTCATTAGAAATAACCGTGGTATAAATGGCGGAACGGATCTGCCTCAAGAGTACTTGAGATCCCTATTTAAAAGCATTTCTGAGAATGAAATCAGGATGAAAGATGATGACGACTTGGCTCCTCAGCAAGTACAATCCTTTAATTCAAATAGAATTTTAGGTTTGGACAGCATTTTGAACTTTGTAATACGAAAGAGAGACTCATCAACAGATAGTAGTGATGATATGATCAAGCAGATGCAAGAACAGCTTAAAGAAAAAGCTCCCAAAACTGA ATCCATATATCACTCCACAACAGATGTGGTAATTTTGAGGTTTATGATTGAGGTGTGCTGGGCGCCAATGCTAGCTGCATTTAGTGTACCGCTTGACCAGAGTGATGACCAAAATGTCATAACATTATGCCTCGAAGGATTCCGGAGTGCAGTTCATGTCACAGCAGTGATGGCTATGAAGACTCAAAGAGATGCTTTTGTTACTTCACTTGCAAAGTTCACATCCCTTCATTCTGCAGCAGATATCAAGCAAAAAAATGTTGATGCTATTAAG GCAATTTTATACATTGCGGATGAAGATGGTAACTACCTTCAAGAAGCTTGGGAACACATTTTGACATGTGTTTCACGATTAGAACGTTTGCAGCTTTTTGGAAAGGGAGTTCTGCCTGATGCTGCATTTTTCAGTAAACATCCAACTGAAATTGATAATGCCAAACAAGCCAATTCATCTACCCTTCCTGTACTAAAAAACAAGGGATCTCTATCTGCAGCTATGACAAGAGGCACCTATGACAGTGCTGGAGTTGGTGGGCATGCTTCTGGTGTTATTACATCTGAACAAATGAATAACTTATTCTCCAACTTAAATTTGTTGGAACAAGTTAGGATTGCTGAAGTAAATCACATATTTATCCAAAGTGAAATGCTAGATAGTGAGGCAATAATTGATTTTGTTAAAGTGCTTTGTACAGTCTCAATGGAAGAACTACACTCTACATCTGATCCACGCGTTTACAGTCTGACAAAAATAGTTGAGATTGC ACACTATAATATGAATCGTATCAGGCTTGTTTGGTCAAGCATTTGGAATGTGTTATCAGAATTTTTTGTTACCATTGGCTGCTCTGAAAACGTTTCAGTTTCAATTTTCGCAATGGATTCCTTATGCCAGATAGCTATGAAGTTCTTGGAGCGAAAAGAATTGGCTAACTATAACTTTCAAAATGAATTCATGAAACCATTTGTTATTGTTATGAGGAAAAGCAGGGCTGTTGAAATAAGAGAACTGATCATCAGATGTGTCTCTCAAACGGTGTTAGTTTGTGTTGGTAATGTCAAGTCTGGATGGAAAAGTATGTTCATG GTCCTTGCTACTGCATCATATGATGATCACAAAAATATAGTACTTCTGGCCTTTGAAATCATCGAGAAGATTTTACGGGATTATTTCCCTTATGTAACTGAAACAGAAACCACTGCCTTTGCAGATTGTGTTAATTGTCTAATTGCATTTACTAATAGTCGATTCAACAAAGATATTAGCCTCAATGCAATTACTTTGCTGCAGTTTTGTGCTTCTAAGCTTGCAGAAGGAAACTTTGTTGCTTCTGCTAAATCTATAGGCAATGGGGGTTCTGTAAGTTGTCCACCTTCACCGCATGTCATAAACAATGAAAAACAAAATGCACCGTTGACCATTGACAAGGATGACCGCCTTCACTTGTGGTTTCCACTCTTAGCAG GTTTATTGGAACTTGCTTTTGACCTAAGGGCCGACATCAGACAAAGTGCCTTGCAGATGTTATTTGATACACTAAAAAACTATGGTCACCTTTTCTCATTGCGCTTATGGGAGAAAGTATTTGACTCAGTGCTATTCCCTATATTTGATTCTGTAAGGCATGCGATTGATCCATCTAGTGAAACTTTTCGTGGTCAGGGTATAGAAAATGATACTTTGGAGTTAGATCAAGATGCGTGGCTTTATGAAACATGCAAGCTGGCTCTCCAGCTAGTTGTGGACCTGTTTGTGAAATTCTATGACACAGTAAATCCACTTTTGGAAAAGGTCTTGACATTGTTGACTAATTACATCAAGCTTCCTCATCAGAGACTTGCTGGCATTGGCATTACTGCATTTGTTCATTTAATGAACAATGCAGGGTCCCTATTTTTTGAGACTAACTGGGAAATTGTGGTTGCTGCTTTGAAAGAAACTTCAACTGCAACACTCCCTGATTTTTCATATATATCATCAGGAGGTTACCTTGATAATGCTGCATTAGAAAATGGAAAATCTCCTCTGAGGCAAGGTAATGGCGAAACAAGAGGATCAACAGATGAAGATTTTGAAGGATTGAGGGCGAGAAAGATGTATTTTGCAGTTGGTGATGCCAAGTGTCATGCTGTTGTTCAACTTCTCTTAATCCAG GCAAGTTCCCCAGCCTTCTGTCAATACAAGGTCGAATACAAGGTCGAATCTCTGCCTCATTTTTCGAAGTTGGCGAGAATGCTTCTTGAAAAGTAA